The following proteins come from a genomic window of Pseudomonas hygromyciniae:
- a CDS encoding DUF2878 domain-containing protein produces the protein MLKNLANAALFQCGWFACVMGGDSLWLLLGLAVLAIHLLWITSWAVEGRLILSVTLLGTLLDTLLRTVGVFEFSEPGPLIPWWLIVLWALLATTLRHCLAWSARPWWRASLLGAAGGSLSYYAGSQLAGVSFGFATAPTLVAIALLWAVVFPGLHRLAR, from the coding sequence ATGCTTAAAAACCTGGCCAATGCCGCATTGTTCCAGTGCGGCTGGTTTGCCTGTGTGATGGGTGGCGACAGCTTGTGGCTATTGCTCGGGCTGGCCGTGCTGGCAATCCACCTGCTGTGGATAACTTCGTGGGCCGTTGAAGGGCGGCTGATCTTGAGCGTGACCTTGCTCGGCACCCTGCTCGACACGCTATTGCGCACGGTAGGTGTGTTCGAGTTCAGCGAACCGGGCCCGTTGATTCCTTGGTGGTTGATCGTGCTGTGGGCGCTGCTGGCGACCACCTTGCGCCACTGCCTGGCCTGGAGTGCCCGGCCCTGGTGGCGCGCAAGCCTGCTGGGGGCCGCGGGCGGGTCGCTGTCGTACTACGCCGGCAGCCAGTTGGCAGGCGTGAGCTTCGGATTTGCCACAGCCCCGACCCTGGTGGCAATCGCGCTGCTTTGGGCCGTGGTATTTCCCGGCCTGCACCGGCTTGCGCGCTGA
- a CDS encoding NAD(P)/FAD-dependent oxidoreductase yields MKVAIIGSGISGLTTAYLLSRRHDITLFEAADRIGGHTHTVDVVVDGTQYAVDTGFIVFNDWTYPNFIRLLQQIGVPFKPTQMSFSVCAPEENVEYNGNNLNSLFAQRSNILSPSFWGMLRDILRFNRQAPLDLQEQRISAQMTLGEYLQAGNYGPRFIRHYIVPMGAAIWSMSLADMLAFPLQFFVRFFKNHGLLSVSNRPQWCVIEGGSSRYIEPLTRSFRQQIRLNCPVQKVERTPEGAVIHSADGREIFDKVIFACHSDQALALLDNPSLAEQQILGAITYADNDVVLHTDTRLLPDRRLAWASWNYRLDTSTHKPAAVTYAMNILQGIDSDTTFCVSLNQTAIINPLKILARYTYAHPQYSLAAVAAQARWEELHGAQHTYYCGAYWASGFHEDGVVSALRVAQAFGETL; encoded by the coding sequence GTGAAAGTCGCCATTATCGGCAGCGGTATTTCCGGGCTGACCACTGCCTATCTGCTCAGCCGCCGCCATGACATCACGCTGTTCGAAGCCGCCGATAGGATTGGCGGCCATACCCACACGGTAGACGTGGTCGTCGATGGCACACAGTACGCGGTGGACACCGGCTTTATCGTGTTCAACGACTGGACCTACCCCAACTTCATCCGCCTGTTGCAGCAAATCGGCGTGCCGTTCAAGCCAACCCAAATGAGCTTCTCAGTCTGCGCCCCAGAGGAAAACGTCGAATACAACGGCAATAACCTCAACAGCCTGTTCGCCCAGCGCAGCAATATCCTGTCCCCAAGTTTCTGGGGCATGTTGCGCGACATCCTGCGCTTCAATCGCCAGGCGCCCCTGGATTTGCAGGAGCAACGCATCAGCGCGCAGATGACCCTGGGTGAATACTTGCAGGCGGGCAATTACGGCCCGCGCTTTATCCGCCACTACATCGTGCCCATGGGCGCGGCTATCTGGTCGATGTCCCTGGCGGACATGCTGGCGTTTCCGCTGCAGTTCTTTGTGCGTTTCTTTAAGAACCACGGCTTGCTGTCGGTGAGCAACCGGCCGCAATGGTGCGTGATCGAAGGTGGCTCCAGCCGCTATATCGAGCCACTGACCCGCTCGTTTCGCCAACAGATCCGCCTCAACTGCCCGGTACAGAAAGTCGAGCGCACGCCAGAAGGTGCAGTGATCCACAGTGCCGATGGCCGTGAGATCTTCGACAAAGTGATCTTCGCCTGTCACAGCGACCAGGCCCTGGCTTTGCTGGACAATCCCAGCCTGGCTGAACAGCAGATCCTTGGGGCGATAACCTACGCCGACAATGACGTGGTCCTGCACACCGATACCCGCTTGCTGCCCGATCGCCGCCTGGCCTGGGCCAGCTGGAACTATCGGCTGGACACCAGCACGCACAAGCCGGCAGCCGTCACCTACGCCATGAACATCCTGCAAGGGATCGACAGCGACACCACCTTTTGCGTGAGCCTCAACCAGACGGCGATTATCAACCCGCTGAAAATCCTTGCCCGCTACACCTATGCCCATCCGCAATACAGCCTGGCGGCGGTAGCGGCGCAGGCACGCTGGGAAGAATTGCATGGCGCCCAGCACACCTATTATTGCGGGGCCTACTGGGCCAGCGGCTTTCATGAGGACGGCGTGGTCAGCGCCCTGCGCGTGGCCCAGGCGTTTGGGGAGACCCTGTGA
- a CDS encoding nuclear transport factor 2 family protein — protein MSDFLRQFAQSFARLDKHNLHLLDSLYSQDISFTDPLHQVHGIGALKAYFAELYSNVEQLHFDFHAFDHVADGEGYLRWTMSFCHPRLAGGRQIQVQGCSYLLWHDKVYRHRDYFDAGALLYEHLPVLGRLVRWLKGRMA, from the coding sequence ATGAGTGACTTCCTGCGCCAGTTCGCCCAGTCCTTCGCCCGCCTGGACAAACACAACCTGCACCTGCTCGACAGCCTGTACAGCCAGGACATCTCGTTTACCGATCCATTGCATCAGGTCCACGGTATCGGCGCGCTGAAGGCGTACTTCGCCGAGCTTTACAGCAACGTCGAGCAACTGCATTTTGACTTCCACGCCTTCGACCATGTGGCCGATGGCGAGGGTTATCTGCGCTGGACCATGAGCTTCTGTCACCCGCGCCTGGCAGGTGGCCGACAGATTCAAGTGCAGGGCTGCTCCTACCTGCTATGGCACGACAAGGTTTACCGGCACCGCGATTACTTTGATGCCGGCGCGCTGCTTTACGAACACCTGCCGGTACTTGGCCGGCTGGTCCGTTGGTTGAAAGGGAGAATGGCATGA
- a CDS encoding SDR family NAD(P)-dependent oxidoreductase: MSLKSPRRYWLTGASSGIGAALAEELLGSGAQVALSARSKAPLEQLAQRYPGQVLVVAGDLTNSQVVREIGEQIAQTWGALDTVILNAGTCEYVDAKQFDASIIEHVVRTNLLASSYCIEAALPLLRAGKTPHLVGVASAVTYLPMPRAEAYGASKAGLRYLFESLRIDLSPEGIDVTVVSPGFVDTPLTERNDFPMPLSWPADKAARHIFSKLEKRPLEIAFPALFIATLWPLSKLPNRAQLIIGKRMLRSPPPQKDDL; the protein is encoded by the coding sequence ATGAGCCTGAAATCGCCACGGCGTTATTGGCTGACAGGGGCAAGCAGTGGCATCGGTGCCGCACTGGCCGAAGAGTTGCTCGGCAGTGGTGCGCAGGTGGCGCTGAGTGCGCGCTCCAAGGCGCCACTGGAACAACTTGCCCAACGTTACCCCGGGCAAGTGCTGGTGGTAGCCGGCGACTTGACCAACAGCCAGGTGGTACGGGAAATCGGCGAACAGATCGCGCAAACCTGGGGCGCCCTGGACACTGTGATCCTCAATGCCGGCACCTGCGAATATGTGGATGCCAAGCAGTTCGATGCCTCGATTATCGAACACGTGGTGCGCACCAACCTGTTGGCCAGCAGTTATTGCATCGAAGCCGCGCTGCCGCTGCTGCGTGCTGGGAAAACTCCGCACCTGGTGGGCGTCGCCAGTGCCGTCACCTACCTGCCGATGCCCCGCGCCGAAGCCTATGGCGCGTCCAAGGCCGGCCTGCGCTACTTGTTCGAATCCCTGCGCATCGACCTGTCGCCCGAAGGCATTGATGTCACCGTAGTCAGCCCCGGGTTCGTCGATACCCCACTGACCGAACGCAACGATTTCCCGATGCCTTTGAGCTGGCCGGCCGACAAAGCCGCACGGCATATTTTCAGCAAACTTGAAAAACGCCCGCTGGAGATCGCCTTCCCAGCCCTGTTTATCGCCACCCTGTGGCCGTTGTCGAAACTGCCGAACCGCGCGCAACTGATCATCGGCAAGCGCATGCTGCGCAGCCCGCCGCCGCAAAAGGACGACCTGTGA
- a CDS encoding MerR family transcriptional regulator, whose amino-acid sequence MNFSLQHPTQPVEDVALALAQGWLPIREVARQTGVNAVTLRAWERRYGLIVPQRTPKGHRLFNAEHVQRIQTILTWLNRGVPVSQVKQLIDNAQPVEGSAENEWQSLRQTLVQAIAQLAERRVDDVFNQAMALYPPRTLCEQLLLPLLNELEQRWQGQFGAQMERVFFHSWLRSKFGARMYHNNRQLNGPPLLLINHSDLPLEPHLWLSAWLASSTDCPVEVFDWPLPSGELALAVEHLQPRAVLLYSSKAINLAALPKLLSGISCPTLIAGPTVCIHQAELAVLTQDIPQLLLAEDPLSAHQLLIQRGFL is encoded by the coding sequence ATGAATTTTTCCTTGCAACACCCAACCCAACCGGTCGAAGACGTGGCCCTGGCCCTGGCACAAGGCTGGCTGCCGATTCGCGAAGTGGCGCGCCAGACCGGGGTCAACGCGGTGACCCTGCGCGCCTGGGAGCGGCGCTATGGTTTGATCGTGCCGCAGCGCACCCCCAAGGGCCACCGGCTGTTCAACGCCGAACATGTACAGCGCATCCAGACCATCCTGACCTGGCTCAACCGTGGCGTGCCGGTCAGCCAGGTCAAGCAATTGATCGACAACGCCCAGCCGGTGGAAGGCAGCGCCGAAAATGAATGGCAGAGTCTGCGCCAGACGCTGGTGCAGGCCATCGCTCAACTGGCCGAACGCCGGGTGGATGATGTGTTCAACCAGGCCATGGCCCTTTACCCACCGCGCACCCTGTGCGAGCAACTGCTGTTGCCGCTGCTCAACGAGCTGGAACAGCGCTGGCAGGGCCAGTTCGGCGCACAAATGGAGCGGGTGTTTTTTCACTCCTGGCTGCGCAGCAAATTTGGCGCGCGGATGTATCACAACAATCGCCAGCTCAATGGTCCGCCGCTGCTGCTGATCAATCATTCCGACCTGCCGCTGGAGCCGCACCTGTGGCTGAGCGCCTGGCTCGCCAGCAGCACCGATTGCCCGGTGGAGGTCTTCGACTGGCCGTTGCCCAGCGGCGAACTGGCCTTGGCTGTTGAACACTTGCAACCCCGCGCCGTGCTGCTGTACTCAAGCAAGGCCATCAATCTGGCGGCCCTGCCGAAACTCTTGAGCGGCATCAGTTGCCCAACCCTTATCGCCGGACCAACGGTGTGCATCCACCAGGCTGAGTTGGCGGTATTAACCCAAGACATTCCTCAGTTGTTGTTGGCCGAAGACCCGTTGTCGGCCCATCAGCTCCTGATCCAGCGTGGGTTTCTTTAA
- a CDS encoding TIGR02450 family Trp-rich protein: protein MNRINPAKLLLSKWTATQPRHKEKHFLVTELFRDDEGSVLEIELQAVLTRRSERLAWQSLQDAERWKIGWK, encoded by the coding sequence ATGAACCGCATCAACCCGGCGAAATTGCTGCTCTCGAAATGGACAGCCACCCAACCTCGGCACAAGGAAAAACATTTCCTGGTCACCGAATTGTTTCGCGATGACGAAGGCAGCGTGCTGGAGATTGAACTGCAAGCCGTCCTCACCCGCCGGTCAGAGCGCTTGGCCTGGCAAAGCCTGCAAGATGCCGAGCGCTGGAAAATCGGCTGGAAGTAA
- a CDS encoding DUF1365 domain-containing protein translates to MNSALYSGWIAHRRFTPKGHAFRYRIGLLYLDLSEQEQVLGLSPLAGTGRFAPFAFRQQDYLRDLTRDGTCLSDAVRQLVATALGHTPQGNICLLTQVRSWGLAFNPVSFFYCFESDGQLAAIVCEVTNTPWRERYHYVLPAQAGAGAEHQHFAVAKAFHVSPFLPRDLQYRMSFSPPGQRLGVHMADWQGETKVFDATLNLQREALDRASLHRYLLRFPWMTAKTCLAIYWQALRLLLKRTPIFPHQAADDACAIGYPKDRHHEIP, encoded by the coding sequence GTGAACAGCGCCCTCTACAGTGGCTGGATTGCCCACCGGCGATTCACTCCAAAGGGCCATGCCTTTCGCTATCGCATCGGCCTGCTGTACCTGGACCTCAGCGAACAGGAACAGGTCCTGGGGCTATCACCATTGGCCGGCACTGGCCGATTCGCGCCCTTTGCGTTTCGCCAGCAGGATTACCTGCGTGACTTGACCCGCGACGGCACCTGCTTGAGCGATGCCGTACGCCAACTGGTCGCCACGGCGCTGGGGCATACCCCCCAAGGCAATATCTGCCTGCTGACCCAGGTCCGCAGCTGGGGCCTGGCGTTTAACCCGGTGAGTTTCTTCTACTGCTTCGAGAGCGACGGGCAACTGGCGGCGATTGTCTGTGAAGTGACCAACACCCCGTGGCGCGAGCGCTATCACTATGTGCTGCCAGCCCAGGCAGGGGCTGGCGCCGAGCATCAGCATTTCGCGGTAGCCAAGGCCTTTCATGTTTCGCCGTTCCTGCCCAGGGATCTGCAATACCGCATGAGCTTCAGCCCGCCCGGCCAGCGCCTGGGGGTGCATATGGCCGACTGGCAAGGCGAGACCAAGGTGTTCGACGCCACCTTGAACCTGCAACGCGAAGCCCTCGACCGCGCCAGCCTGCATCGCTACTTGCTGCGCTTTCCGTGGATGACCGCCAAGACCTGCCTGGCTATCTACTGGCAAGCCCTGCGCCTGCTACTTAAACGCACACCGATTTTCCCCCATCAGGCGGCCGATGACGCCTGTGCAATTGGGTATCCCAAGGATCGCCACCATGAAATCCCCTAG
- a CDS encoding SAM-dependent methyltransferase, translating into MKSPSLSVKSHRLNINGLTGALLRKAVLRQLGKLRHGQLVVIEDGERQVFGAREAHLLGEIQILDPAVWGLVAANGSIGAGEAFIHGFWSSPDLTAVVRVMVSNLDVLDALEGGLAKLARPVTQGLHWLNRNTRKGSQKNIAAHYDLGNDLFQEFLDPTMMYSAAQFLSAEDTLEQAQLNKLERICQKLALKPSDHLLEIGTGWGSMALYAAQQYGCRVTTTTLSKEQFAYTEQRIQALGLQNQVTLLLQDYRDLSGQYDKLVSIEMIEAVGHRFLPTYFKQCAHLLKSDGLMLLQAITIREQRYEQAKGSVDFIQRYIFPGGALPCVQKMLQIVSRDTDMNLLHMEDFGLHYARTLRLWHENFRRAHGRLTELGYDEYFLRLWEFYLCYCEGGFMERTIGTAQLLLAKPCAVTQPLLGRFNA; encoded by the coding sequence ATGAAATCCCCTAGCTTATCGGTCAAATCCCACCGCCTGAACATCAACGGCCTGACCGGCGCGCTGTTGCGCAAGGCCGTGCTACGCCAACTCGGCAAACTACGCCATGGCCAACTGGTGGTGATCGAGGACGGCGAACGCCAAGTGTTCGGTGCCCGCGAAGCACATTTGTTGGGTGAGATCCAGATCCTCGACCCGGCCGTGTGGGGCCTGGTGGCTGCCAACGGTTCCATCGGCGCGGGCGAGGCGTTCATTCATGGCTTCTGGAGCAGCCCGGACCTGACTGCCGTGGTGCGCGTGATGGTCAGTAATCTCGATGTGCTGGACGCCCTTGAAGGTGGCCTGGCCAAGCTGGCCCGCCCCGTCACCCAAGGCCTGCACTGGCTCAACCGCAACACCCGCAAGGGCTCGCAAAAAAACATCGCCGCCCACTACGACCTGGGTAACGACCTGTTCCAGGAGTTTCTCGACCCGACCATGATGTATTCGGCGGCGCAGTTCCTTAGCGCCGAAGATACGCTGGAGCAGGCACAACTCAACAAGCTGGAACGCATCTGCCAGAAACTGGCACTCAAACCCTCGGACCATCTGCTGGAAATCGGCACCGGCTGGGGCAGCATGGCCCTGTACGCAGCACAGCAGTACGGTTGCCGGGTTACCACGACCACCTTGTCCAAAGAACAATTTGCCTACACCGAACAACGCATCCAGGCCTTGGGTTTGCAGAATCAGGTGACGCTGCTGCTGCAGGACTACCGCGACCTGAGCGGGCAGTACGACAAGCTGGTGTCCATTGAAATGATCGAAGCCGTGGGCCATCGTTTCCTGCCCACCTACTTCAAGCAATGCGCGCACTTGCTCAAGAGCGACGGGCTGATGTTGCTGCAGGCCATCACCATCCGCGAACAACGCTATGAGCAGGCCAAGGGCAGCGTCGACTTTATCCAGCGCTACATCTTCCCCGGCGGCGCGCTGCCCTGTGTGCAGAAGATGTTGCAGATCGTCAGCCGCGACACCGATATGAACCTGCTGCACATGGAAGACTTCGGCCTGCATTACGCGCGAACTCTGCGCTTGTGGCATGAGAACTTTCGCCGCGCCCATGGCCGGCTGACGGAATTGGGCTACGACGAATACTTCCTGCGGTTGTGGGAGTTCTACCTGTGCTACTGCGAAGGCGGCTTTATGGAACGCACCATCGGCACCGCGCAATTGCTGCTGGCCAAGCCCTGCGCGGTGACACAACCGTTGCTCGGGCGTTTCAATGCTTAA
- the phrB gene encoding deoxyribodipyrimidine photo-lyase, producing the protein MHLIWLRSDLRLHDNTALAAACQRGPTAAVYLITPEQWLAHDDAPCKVDFWLRNLKCLSQALGELNIPLLIRHADTWDQVPQVLAELCQALSVQTVHVNEEYGIHESRRDAAVAMALEAQGLGFHSYLDQLLFQPGSVLTKTGTYFQVFSQFRKVCYNRLHTALPRRVPTPKAQAALPLASDAVPEQVKGFAPPSDTLRALWPAGEDEAQRRLEQFADAQISYYKDERDYPAKPGTSQLSAYLAAGVVSPRQCLHAALQSNQGEFESGDIGAITWINELLWREFYKHILVGYPRVSRHRAFRPETEAVAWRHAPADLAAWQEARTGLPIIDAAMRQLLETGWMHNRLRMVVAMFLTKNLLIDWREGERFFMRHLIDGDLAANNGGWQWSSSTGTDSAPYFRIFSPLSQSEKFDGEGRFIKQWLPQLAGLNKKEVHNPDAVGGLFGVADYPRPIVDLKHSRERALAAFRALPSRQAVGGVYE; encoded by the coding sequence ATGCACCTGATCTGGCTGCGCAGCGACCTGCGCCTGCATGACAACACCGCCCTTGCGGCCGCCTGCCAGCGTGGCCCGACGGCGGCGGTGTACCTGATCACGCCTGAGCAATGGCTAGCCCATGACGACGCACCGTGCAAAGTCGACTTCTGGCTGCGCAACCTCAAGTGCCTGAGCCAAGCTCTGGGTGAATTGAATATCCCGCTGCTGATCCGCCACGCGGATACGTGGGACCAAGTGCCACAGGTATTGGCCGAGTTGTGCCAGGCCTTGTCGGTCCAGACCGTGCACGTCAACGAAGAGTACGGGATCCACGAGAGCCGGCGTGACGCTGCCGTAGCCATGGCCCTGGAAGCACAAGGGCTGGGGTTTCACAGCTACCTGGACCAACTGCTGTTCCAGCCCGGCAGCGTGCTGACCAAGACGGGCACCTACTTCCAAGTGTTCAGCCAGTTTCGCAAGGTCTGCTACAACCGCCTGCACACTGCCCTTCCACGTCGAGTGCCAACCCCCAAGGCCCAGGCCGCGCTGCCATTGGCCAGCGATGCGGTTCCCGAGCAGGTCAAGGGGTTTGCCCCGCCCAGCGACACCCTGCGCGCACTTTGGCCGGCCGGTGAAGACGAGGCACAGCGGCGCCTTGAGCAGTTTGCCGACGCTCAGATCAGCTACTACAAGGACGAGCGCGACTACCCGGCCAAACCCGGCACCAGCCAACTGTCGGCGTACCTCGCAGCCGGCGTGGTTTCGCCGCGCCAGTGCCTGCATGCGGCGCTGCAAAGCAACCAGGGTGAATTCGAAAGCGGCGATATCGGCGCCATCACCTGGATCAACGAGTTGCTGTGGCGCGAGTTCTACAAACATATCCTGGTGGGCTACCCACGGGTGTCGCGCCACCGCGCGTTTCGCCCGGAAACCGAAGCCGTGGCCTGGCGCCATGCCCCCGCTGACCTGGCGGCCTGGCAAGAGGCGCGCACCGGTCTGCCGATCATCGACGCCGCGATGCGCCAACTGCTGGAAACCGGCTGGATGCATAACCGCCTGCGCATGGTGGTGGCGATGTTCCTGACCAAGAACCTTTTGATCGACTGGCGCGAAGGCGAGCGCTTTTTCATGCGGCACTTGATCGACGGCGATCTGGCGGCCAACAACGGCGGCTGGCAGTGGAGTTCGTCCACCGGGACTGATTCGGCGCCGTACTTCCGCATTTTCAGCCCGCTGAGCCAGTCTGAAAAATTCGACGGCGAAGGGCGCTTTATCAAGCAGTGGCTACCGCAGCTGGCGGGCTTGAACAAGAAGGAAGTGCACAACCCCGACGCTGTCGGCGGTCTGTTTGGCGTGGCCGACTACCCACGGCCCATCGTCGACCTGAAGCATTCCCGTGAGCGAGCGTTGGCGGCCTTTCGCGCCCTGCCCTCGCGACAGGCGGTGGGAGGCGTATATGAGTGA
- a CDS encoding YbgA family protein, protein MSATGKPKIAISACLLGENVRFNGGHKQSPLCSQTLGEYFDFVPLCPEVAIGLGIPREPIRLVGDPQQPQAVGTVHRELNVTAPLDAYGQQMAAEHTDLCGYIFMQKSPSCGLERVKVYRDNGTPVDGGGRGIYAQAFCARHPNLPVEEDGRLHDPVLRENFLTRVFVYATWQQLLAEGLTRHRLLAFHSRYKYLLMAHSPAHYKSLGHLLGSMGKDCDLQSLASGYFSELMSALKKCATRGTHSNVLQHISGYLKQALSAEDKQEMQTLIGQYRHGIVPLVVPLTLLKHHFRQHPDRYIAQQAYLQPHPENLSLRNAI, encoded by the coding sequence GTGTCCGCCACCGGCAAACCCAAGATCGCCATCAGCGCCTGCCTGCTTGGCGAAAACGTGCGCTTCAACGGCGGGCACAAGCAATCCCCCCTGTGCAGCCAGACACTCGGTGAATACTTTGACTTCGTGCCACTGTGCCCCGAAGTCGCCATCGGCCTGGGCATCCCCCGCGAGCCGATCCGACTGGTGGGCGATCCGCAGCAACCGCAAGCCGTGGGCACCGTGCACCGTGAACTGAATGTGACCGCCCCGCTGGACGCTTATGGTCAACAAATGGCCGCCGAGCATACAGACCTGTGCGGCTATATCTTCATGCAGAAGTCGCCGTCCTGTGGCCTGGAACGGGTCAAGGTCTATCGCGACAATGGCACCCCGGTAGATGGCGGCGGGCGCGGTATCTATGCCCAGGCATTCTGTGCCCGCCACCCCAACCTGCCGGTGGAAGAAGATGGTCGCCTGCACGACCCGGTACTGCGCGAAAACTTCCTGACCCGAGTGTTTGTATATGCCACCTGGCAGCAACTGCTGGCCGAGGGATTGACCCGTCACCGCCTGCTGGCCTTCCACTCGCGCTACAAATACCTGCTGATGGCCCATAGCCCGGCCCACTATAAGAGCCTCGGCCATCTGCTGGGCAGCATGGGCAAGGATTGCGACCTGCAAAGCCTGGCTAGCGGCTATTTCAGCGAACTGATGAGCGCACTGAAAAAGTGCGCGACCCGTGGCACCCATTCCAACGTGCTGCAACACATCAGCGGCTACCTCAAGCAAGCCCTCAGCGCCGAGGACAAACAGGAAATGCAAACCCTGATCGGCCAATACCGTCACGGCATCGTGCCGCTAGTGGTACCGCTGACCTTGCTCAAACATCACTTTCGCCAACACCCGGACCGCTACATCGCGCAACAGGCCTACCTGCAGCCGCATCCGGAAAACCTCAGCCTGCGTAATGCGATCTAG
- a CDS encoding YkgJ family cysteine cluster protein: MTNIPHTQIPEPAVTCSTCAACCCQLEVMLITDTGVPDRYIDTDDWGGEVMLRLDDGWCAALDRDTMMCTIYEKRPLICREFEMGAPECLEERQGIATVYR, encoded by the coding sequence ATGACCAACATCCCCCACACCCAAATCCCCGAACCCGCCGTCACCTGTTCCACGTGCGCAGCCTGCTGCTGTCAATTGGAAGTCATGCTGATCACCGACACCGGCGTGCCTGATCGCTATATCGACACGGACGATTGGGGCGGCGAAGTCATGCTGCGCCTGGACGACGGCTGGTGCGCCGCACTGGATCGCGACACGATGATGTGCACGATCTATGAAAAACGACCGCTGATTTGCCGGGAATTCGAGATGGGCGCGCCGGAGTGCCTTGAAGAGCGCCAGGGGATTGCAACGGTCTACCGCTGA
- a CDS encoding NAD(P)/FAD-dependent oxidoreductase, with protein MTVPIAIIGTGIAGLSAARALKDAGHVVQLFDKSRGSGGRMSSKRSEAGALDLGAQYFTARDRRFVNEVQRWQANGWAAEWEPQLYNCQSGQLSPSPDEQTRWVGTPRMSAITRALLDDLPVEFGCRITEVFQGQQHWNLLDADGGNHGPFSHVIIATPAHQATALLAAAPKLASTAAGVKMDPTWAIALAFDTPLDTPMEGCFVQDSPLDWLARNRSKPGRDATPDTWILHASSAWSKKHLDLPKEAIIELLHGAFAELLHCSMPAPSFSLAHRWLYARPAGSHEWGVLADADLGLYVCGDWCLSGRVEGAWLSGQEAARRLLEHLQ; from the coding sequence ATGACTGTTCCCATCGCGATCATCGGTACCGGCATCGCCGGACTTTCGGCCGCCCGAGCGTTAAAAGATGCCGGGCACGTTGTACAACTCTTCGATAAAAGCCGCGGCAGTGGCGGACGCATGTCCAGCAAGCGCAGCGAGGCCGGTGCACTGGACCTGGGCGCGCAATACTTCACCGCGCGCGACCGACGCTTCGTCAATGAAGTCCAACGCTGGCAAGCCAATGGCTGGGCTGCCGAGTGGGAGCCGCAGCTCTACAACTGCCAATCCGGCCAACTGAGCCCCTCCCCTGATGAACAGACCCGCTGGGTCGGCACTCCGCGCATGAGTGCCATCACCCGCGCCCTGCTCGATGACCTGCCGGTGGAGTTTGGCTGCCGTATCACCGAAGTGTTCCAGGGCCAGCAACACTGGAACCTGCTGGACGCCGACGGCGGCAATCACGGCCCCTTCAGCCACGTGATCATCGCCACCCCGGCTCACCAGGCCACTGCCCTGCTGGCGGCAGCGCCGAAACTGGCGAGCACGGCCGCCGGGGTGAAAATGGACCCGACCTGGGCCATTGCCCTGGCCTTCGACACGCCGCTGGATACCCCCATGGAAGGCTGTTTTGTACAGGACAGCCCCCTGGACTGGCTGGCCCGCAACCGCAGCAAACCCGGACGCGATGCCACCCCCGACACCTGGATCCTGCATGCCAGCAGTGCCTGGAGCAAAAAGCACCTGGACCTGCCCAAGGAAGCCATTATCGAATTGCTGCACGGTGCCTTTGCCGAATTGCTGCACTGCAGCATGCCGGCGCCCTCCTTCAGCCTCGCCCATCGCTGGCTGTACGCCCGCCCGGCTGGCAGCCATGAATGGGGCGTGCTGGCGGACGCCGACCTGGGCCTGTACGTGTGCGGCGACTGGTGCCTGTCAGGCAGGGTCGAAGGCGCGTGGCTCAGCGGCCAGGAAGCGGCGCGGCGCCTGCTCGAACACCTGCAATGA